Genomic DNA from Streptomyces sp. NBC_01571:
GGTGATGGCCCTTCCGGAACTCAGGCGCACCCCGGACGGTCGGGAGACGCAGTTCGGCGTCAATCACCTGGGTCACTTCGCGCTGGCTGTCGGGCTGCGTCCGTCACTCGCGGCGGCGGAGGGTGCCCGGGTCGTGTCGGTCGCCTCGATCGGTCACCTCTTCTCGCCGGTGGTCTTCGACGACCTGGACTACCGATTCCGTCCCTACGACCCGTGGACGTCGTACGGTCAGTCGAAGACGGCCAACGTGCTGTTCGCCGTCGGTGCCGCCGAACGGTGGGCCGATGACGGCATCACGGCCAACGCCCTGATGCCGGGGAACATCGCGGACACGTCGCTGGCCCGGCACATGGACCCCGAGCAGCTGGCCGGGTTCATCGACACCACCGGACTCGTGCTGCCCCCGGGGAAGACCGTCGAGCAGGGTGCCGCGACCTCGGTGCTGGTGGCCGCCTCACCCACGGTGGAGGGCGTCACCGGCCGCTACTTCGAGGACTGCGCACCGTCCCGGACGGTCACCGAACGAGCCGATGCCGTCGCCGGCGTGGCGCCCTACGCCCTGGACCTGGCGAACGCGGAACGGCTGTGGGCCGTGTCCGACGCCCTCGTCCGCTAGAGGCAGCCGACTGCCTCGGCGGGCCCGGCCGAGGGGGAGCGGCGCGCTTCGTGGCGACCGCATCGGCCCCGGGAGCATGCGCCCGCGACCGGCGGGGCGTGGTCACTGGTGCCCGGACGGTCCCACCATGGCTGCCGGGTCGACGATGCGGTCGAATTCGGCCGCGTTGACGAACCCGTCGGCCACGGCGGCTTCGCGCAGGGTCGTGCCCTCGTCGTCGGCCTTGTGCGCGATCGCGGAGGCCTTGTCGTAGCCGATCTCCGGCGACAGGGCGGTCACCAGCATCAGGGAGCGGTCGACGTAGTCGGCGACCTGCTCACTGTGCAGTTCGGCGCCCTCGACGCAGTACTCCCGCAGCTTCTCGCAGGCGTCGCCGAGGATCGTGGCCGCGTGCAGGAAGTTGCTGATGATCACAGGGCGCATCGCGTTGAGTTCGAAGTTGCCCTGGGAACCGGCGAAGGCGATCGCGGAGTCCTCCGACAGGACCTGGATGCAGACCATCACCATGGCCTCGCACTGGGTCGGGTTGACCTTGCCGGGCATGATCGAGCTTCCCGGCCCGTTGGCAGGAAGGACCAGTTCGCCCAGCCCGCAGCGTGGCCCGGAGGCCAGCCAACGGATGTCGTTCGCGATCTTCATCAGGGGCACCGCCAGGGCGCGCAGGCCCGCCGAGGCGTTGACCATGGCATCCAGGCCGCCTTGCGCGGCGAACTTGTTCGCGGCGGTGACGAACGGATACCCGGTCGCCTCCGCGAT
This window encodes:
- a CDS encoding SDR family NAD(P)-dependent oxidoreductase, whose translation is MSVSQTPHPFGAHTTASEVIDGVDLHGRRAVVTGASSGIGVETARALAAAGADVTLAVRSTDAGARVAARLEAELPAGSGRLSVKRLDLADRSTVGAFVADWSGPLHILVNNAGVMALPELRRTPDGRETQFGVNHLGHFALAVGLRPSLAAAEGARVVSVASIGHLFSPVVFDDLDYRFRPYDPWTSYGQSKTANVLFAVGAAERWADDGITANALMPGNIADTSLARHMDPEQLAGFIDTTGLVLPPGKTVEQGAATSVLVAASPTVEGVTGRYFEDCAPSRTVTERADAVAGVAPYALDLANAERLWAVSDALVR